A stretch of Bordetella genomosp. 13 DNA encodes these proteins:
- a CDS encoding alpha/beta fold hydrolase, with product MKLKTLMAAIAATAGITAASLAHSADRIPEGQAVRNVVLVHGAFADGSGWRGVYDELTGRGYRVTIVQNPLTSLADDVAATKRVLDRQAGPTILVGHSYGGTVITEAGVDAKVAGLVYVSALSPDAGESTGSQFKDIPPPKEFVIETQKDGFGFVSLEKFKIGFAGDLSDADAAFLRDSQVPINMSIFETKVTQAAWRNKPNWAIVATEDKAIDPKLLRHMAKRIGAQVTEVQASHVPFVTQPKAVADVIDRAARSTSR from the coding sequence ATGAAACTGAAGACCCTGATGGCCGCCATCGCGGCAACCGCCGGCATCACCGCCGCCTCGCTGGCCCATTCCGCCGACCGCATCCCCGAAGGCCAGGCCGTCCGCAATGTCGTGCTGGTGCACGGCGCCTTCGCCGACGGCTCGGGCTGGCGCGGCGTATACGACGAACTGACGGGCCGCGGCTACCGCGTGACCATCGTCCAGAACCCGCTGACTTCCCTTGCCGATGACGTCGCCGCCACCAAGCGGGTGCTCGACCGCCAGGCCGGTCCGACGATTCTCGTCGGGCACTCCTACGGCGGCACGGTCATCACCGAGGCCGGCGTCGACGCGAAGGTAGCCGGCCTGGTCTACGTATCCGCGCTGTCGCCCGATGCCGGCGAATCCACGGGCTCGCAGTTCAAGGACATCCCTCCTCCCAAGGAATTCGTCATCGAGACGCAGAAGGACGGCTTCGGCTTCGTCAGCCTGGAGAAGTTCAAGATCGGCTTTGCCGGTGACCTGAGCGACGCCGACGCCGCATTCCTGCGCGACTCCCAGGTGCCGATCAACATGTCCATCTTCGAAACCAAGGTCACCCAGGCCGCCTGGAGGAACAAGCCGAACTGGGCCATTGTGGCGACCGAAGACAAGGCCATCGATCCGAAGCTGCTGCGGCACATGGCCAAGCGGATCGGCGCGCAGGTCACCGAGGTGCAGGCCAGCCACGTGCCGTTCGTCACCCAGCCCAAGGCCGTTGCCGACGTCATCGATCGTGCCGCGCGCAGCACGTCGCGCTGA